The Paenibacillus sp. RUD330 genome has a segment encoding these proteins:
- a CDS encoding histidine kinase, producing MKAVTIKRLILWTPTVVTAAWEYSRHTFLLPYLSMDTGNLISPVLVFLVTVTLLYRLFEMLENAQEQLRREQAVKAAFQERDQLARELHDGISQSLFLLSVKLDRLERSAGAGDVKEATDEIRRTVRHVYDDVRESIANLRSAPEPEEIPWLKSLKDAASELEASGTRVAIDWRIPDVQLTSREKVELLAIIREALMNVRKHASASLVEVSGRTEGAGGFRCRIVDDGDGAAPGAAEAKDRYGVRMMKDRAAGAGWTFRFASPADCRDGGGTAVEVARMPSAAKEADD from the coding sequence ATGAAGGCTGTTACGATCAAGCGCCTGATCCTATGGACGCCGACTGTGGTCACGGCCGCATGGGAATACTCCAGGCATACGTTCCTGCTTCCCTATTTGTCCATGGATACCGGCAATCTGATCAGTCCGGTGCTTGTTTTTCTCGTCACGGTCACTCTACTGTACCGGCTCTTCGAGATGCTGGAAAATGCCCAGGAGCAGCTGAGGCGGGAGCAGGCGGTCAAAGCCGCCTTTCAGGAGCGGGATCAGCTGGCGCGCGAGCTTCATGACGGCATCTCCCAGTCGCTGTTCCTGCTGTCGGTCAAGCTGGACCGGCTCGAGCGGTCGGCCGGCGCAGGGGATGTGAAGGAGGCGACCGACGAGATCCGCCGCACGGTGCGGCATGTCTATGACGACGTGAGGGAATCGATCGCCAATCTGCGCAGCGCGCCCGAGCCCGAGGAGATTCCGTGGCTGAAGTCGCTGAAGGATGCGGCTTCGGAGCTGGAAGCGTCCGGCACCCGCGTCGCGATCGACTGGCGCATCCCCGATGTCCAGCTGACGAGCCGGGAAAAGGTGGAGCTGCTCGCGATCATCCGCGAGGCGCTGATGAACGTGCGCAAGCACGCTTCGGCTTCGCTTGTGGAAGTGAGCGGGCGCACGGAAGGGGCGGGCGGATTCCGCTGCCGCATCGTGGACGACGGGGACGGAGCCGCTCCAGGCGCCGCCGAAGCCAAGGACCGGTACGGCGTGCGCATGATGAAGGACCGGGCTGCCGGCGCGGGCTGGACCTTCCGCTTCGCCAGTCCGGCGGATTGCCGGGACGGCGGAGGGACGGCCGTAGAGGTGGCGCGGATGCCGTCTGCGGCGAAGGAAGCTGATGACTGA
- a CDS encoding copper resistance protein CopC — translation MHVNSDLRPSRRRPQPIHMSFRCLMALAAAAAIWLSLLPGLASAHASLQEASPAAGTRVEEAPSEVKLVFNERIEEAVGALQVLDGKSASVTSGKAVLSSDHRALTLALPKLDEGVYTVSYRIISEDGHPVGGSYVFVVGNPPAAKDASAFDLHAQLGHAGHEAEGALTTSALLLYAVRFLYYAALMFAAGTAIWFLLYRPLAGLADPLRSRLERLPGQGLMLAGLLYVFMESTQLMEGQAGSEWIKLFTRTSVGITWLSLLVLAAAGLMVPARLAKTRALLALLLLAQEAWSGHAAALEPKAVNLALDYVHLAGAALWAGGLMLLLSLWAGDRKEAGRFAASFTRAAWISIAVLTLSGIAMTLLWLTDLSYLFITPWGIMLLVKTGLVVLVAVTGAFIRRRMKRSGFPSGAMLKADGILMSLILIVVGAFTYLSPLPANEPVAWHQMGSALHVSIRIAPNVPGDNEFTTRVWMFNKLGAPKSVKLRLISEDKPDLGPIEVPVEPFKDDEISSFDGYTKFAYKVKGPYLPFAGKWTAEVRVLDSNDDEHVERTSFRNY, via the coding sequence ATGCATGTAAATTCTGATCTTCGGCCGTCGCGGCGGCGCCCGCAGCCGATCCATATGAGCTTCCGCTGCCTGATGGCGCTGGCGGCGGCCGCGGCGATCTGGCTCAGCCTGCTGCCCGGCCTCGCCTCGGCGCACGCCTCGCTGCAGGAGGCGTCTCCGGCCGCCGGCACCCGCGTGGAGGAGGCTCCGTCCGAAGTGAAGCTCGTCTTCAACGAGAGGATCGAGGAGGCGGTAGGAGCGCTCCAGGTGCTGGACGGCAAGTCGGCCAGCGTCACATCCGGCAAGGCCGTCCTCAGCAGCGATCACCGGGCGCTCACGCTCGCGCTGCCGAAGCTGGACGAGGGCGTCTACACCGTTTCTTACCGGATCATATCCGAGGACGGCCATCCGGTGGGGGGCTCTTACGTATTCGTAGTGGGAAATCCTCCCGCAGCCAAGGACGCCTCGGCCTTCGATCTGCACGCGCAGCTCGGCCATGCCGGGCATGAAGCGGAAGGGGCGCTCACGACCTCTGCCTTGCTGCTCTATGCGGTGAGGTTCCTCTATTACGCCGCCTTGATGTTCGCGGCGGGAACGGCGATCTGGTTCCTCCTGTACCGGCCTCTTGCAGGGTTGGCCGATCCGCTGCGCTCCCGGCTGGAGAGGCTGCCGGGCCAAGGGCTGATGCTGGCTGGGCTGCTCTATGTGTTCATGGAATCGACGCAGCTGATGGAAGGCCAGGCCGGATCCGAATGGATCAAGCTGTTCACCCGGACATCGGTCGGCATCACATGGCTGTCTCTGCTCGTCCTGGCGGCTGCCGGACTGATGGTGCCGGCCCGCCTGGCGAAGACGCGGGCTCTATTGGCGCTGCTGCTGCTCGCCCAGGAGGCGTGGAGCGGGCATGCGGCCGCGCTGGAGCCGAAGGCGGTCAATCTGGCACTCGATTATGTCCATCTGGCCGGCGCCGCATTGTGGGCTGGCGGTCTCATGCTGCTGCTGTCGCTGTGGGCGGGAGACCGCAAGGAAGCCGGGCGCTTCGCCGCCAGCTTCACGAGAGCGGCCTGGATCAGCATCGCGGTGCTGACTCTTTCCGGCATCGCCATGACGCTGCTGTGGCTGACGGATCTCTCCTATCTGTTCATCACGCCATGGGGAATCATGCTGCTCGTCAAGACCGGCCTCGTCGTGCTCGTCGCCGTCACGGGAGCCTTCATCCGCCGCCGGATGAAGCGTTCCGGCTTCCCGTCCGGAGCCATGCTCAAAGCCGACGGCATCCTCATGAGCCTGATCTTGATCGTCGTCGGCGCCTTCACGTATCTGAGCCCGCTGCCCGCCAACGAGCCGGTGGCTTGGCATCAGATGGGCAGCGCCCTCCACGTGTCGATCCGCATCGCACCGAACGTGCCGGGAGACAATGAATTCACGACGAGGGTGTGGATGTTCAACAAGCTCGGAGCGCCCAAGTCGGTGAAGCTGCGGCTGATCTCCGAGGACAAGCCTGACTTGGGCCCGATCGAGGTGCCGGTGGAGCCGTTCAAGGATGACGAGATCAGCTCGTTTGACGGATATACGAAGTTCGCATACAAGGTGAAAGGCCCTTATCTTCCGTTCGCCGGGAAATGGACGGCCGAGGTCAGGGTGCTGGATTCCAACGACGACGAGCATGTCGAGCGGACCAGCTTCCGCAATTATTGA
- a CDS encoding YcnI family protein: protein MMRAKGMKKLFPAAGAAILMMLLMSSIASAHVTVWPKATTQGSYEVFTVRVPSEKADVTTTAVKVRVPDGVEVSRTQPLPGWKTTLGTTADGRIESITWTADEGKGLTQQEFNEFKVSGKVAADAKELNWKAYQTYSDSSVVEWVGAADSEYPASVTTVAAGTGEGDGHGHGAAAGTEPAASPAPADADHAAAPAEKDSSLPLYLSIAALVLGAVAVIAAFARRGSKG from the coding sequence ATGATGAGAGCAAAAGGCATGAAAAAGCTGTTCCCTGCGGCGGGAGCCGCGATCCTGATGATGCTCCTGATGAGCAGCATCGCGAGCGCGCATGTGACGGTATGGCCGAAGGCGACGACACAGGGCTCCTACGAGGTATTCACGGTCCGCGTGCCGAGCGAGAAGGCGGATGTCACGACGACGGCGGTCAAGGTCCGCGTTCCGGACGGGGTGGAAGTATCCCGCACGCAGCCGCTTCCGGGCTGGAAGACGACGCTCGGGACGACGGCGGACGGCAGGATCGAGTCCATCACCTGGACGGCGGATGAAGGAAAAGGCCTTACGCAGCAGGAGTTCAATGAATTCAAGGTTTCGGGCAAAGTCGCCGCCGATGCGAAGGAGCTGAACTGGAAGGCTTACCAGACGTACAGCGACAGCAGCGTCGTGGAGTGGGTCGGAGCAGCCGACTCGGAATATCCCGCTTCCGTCACCACGGTAGCTGCGGGAACCGGCGAAGGCGACGGCCATGGCCACGGCGCCGCGGCAGGCACAGAGCCTGCGGCTTCGCCGGCGCCGGCCGACGCCGACCATGCGGCTGCTCCGGCCGAGAAGGACAGCAGCTTGCCGCTCTACCTCTCGATCGCCGCTCTCGTTCTCGGCGCGGTTGCGGTCATTGCCGCCTTTGCACGCCGGGGCTCGAAAGGGTAA
- the pheS gene encoding phenylalanine--tRNA ligase subunit alpha: MKERLEALRAEALQELEKVAGPQELGDLRIKYLGKKGALTEILRGMGALSAEERPVIGELANNVRGAIEAVLEEKGAAYRRAETDARLRTETIDVSLPGSPLPTGAIHPLVKVQQEIEDIFIGLGYSIAEGPEVETDYYNFEALNLPKNHPARDMQDSFYVTEDILMRTQTSPVQIRAMKASGGKTPLKVICPGKVYRRDDDDATHSFQFNQVEGLVVAKGIRMSDLKGTLLQFVQEMFGRQARIRLRPSFFPFTEPSAEVDVTCSQCGGSGCRMCKQTGWLEILGCGMVHPKVLEAGGYDPEEVSGFAFGMGIERIALLKYGIDDIRHFYTNDLRFLSQFARM, from the coding sequence ATGAAGGAACGGTTGGAGGCGCTGCGCGCCGAAGCTCTGCAGGAGCTGGAGAAGGTAGCCGGCCCGCAGGAGCTGGGAGATCTCAGAATCAAGTATTTGGGCAAAAAAGGCGCGCTGACGGAAATTCTGCGCGGGATGGGCGCGCTGAGCGCCGAGGAGCGTCCGGTCATCGGCGAGCTCGCGAACAATGTGCGCGGCGCGATCGAGGCGGTGCTGGAAGAGAAGGGCGCCGCTTACCGCCGCGCCGAGACGGATGCTCGGCTGCGCACGGAGACGATCGACGTATCGCTGCCGGGCAGCCCGCTGCCGACGGGAGCGATCCATCCGCTCGTGAAGGTGCAGCAGGAGATCGAGGACATTTTCATCGGCCTCGGTTATTCCATCGCGGAAGGGCCCGAAGTGGAAACCGACTACTACAACTTCGAGGCGCTCAACCTGCCGAAAAACCATCCGGCGCGCGATATGCAGGACTCTTTCTACGTGACCGAAGACATTCTGATGCGCACGCAGACATCCCCTGTGCAGATCCGCGCGATGAAGGCCAGCGGCGGCAAGACTCCGCTCAAGGTCATCTGCCCGGGCAAGGTGTACCGCCGCGACGACGACGACGCGACGCACAGCTTCCAGTTCAACCAGGTCGAAGGCCTCGTCGTCGCCAAAGGCATCCGCATGAGCGATCTGAAGGGAACGCTGCTCCAGTTCGTGCAGGAGATGTTCGGCCGCCAGGCCCGCATCCGTCTGCGCCCGAGCTTCTTCCCGTTCACCGAGCCGAGCGCCGAGGTCGACGTCACCTGCTCGCAGTGCGGCGGCAGCGGCTGCCGGATGTGCAAGCAGACGGGCTGGCTCGAGATTCTCGGCTGCGGCATGGTGCATCCGAAGGTGCTTGAAGCCGGCGGCTACGATCCGGAGGAAGTCAGCGGCTTCGCTTTCGGCATGGGCATCGAGCGCATCGCGCTGCTGAAGTACGGCATTGACGACATCCGTCATTTCTATACCAATGATCTGCGCTTCCTGAGCCAGTTCGCGAGAATGTAA
- a CDS encoding response regulator transcription factor has protein sequence MEELHSEEEIQGAGADRCRVLLVDDHPHGREGMRIILSEDGYFQIAGEASGGEEAVRLAGELEPDLILMDIRMPDLGGLEATSRIKAAQPGIKIVMVTVSDDIADLFEAIKRGAQGYLLKNLSPSAWLDYLRAVSLDQAPMSRELATRILHEFLPAGGGSPAPSAYRAKPAKRAASSSLTPLTEREKGILERVAHGESNKEIGAVLGISEHTVKNHLKNILQKLHLDNRVQLTRYAFEQGMMDRG, from the coding sequence ATGGAAGAGCTTCATAGCGAGGAAGAGATTCAAGGCGCAGGAGCGGACCGGTGCAGGGTGCTGCTGGTCGACGATCATCCGCATGGACGCGAAGGCATGCGGATCATCCTTTCGGAGGATGGCTACTTTCAGATCGCGGGAGAAGCATCCGGCGGCGAAGAAGCGGTGCGGCTCGCCGGAGAGCTTGAGCCCGATCTGATCCTGATGGATATCCGGATGCCGGATCTCGGAGGACTGGAAGCCACCTCGCGGATCAAGGCGGCGCAGCCCGGAATCAAGATCGTCATGGTGACTGTATCGGATGATATTGCCGATCTGTTCGAGGCGATCAAGCGCGGGGCTCAAGGATATTTGCTCAAAAACCTTTCTCCATCGGCTTGGCTGGATTATTTGCGGGCCGTGTCGCTGGATCAGGCGCCGATGAGCAGGGAGCTCGCCACCCGCATCCTGCATGAATTCCTGCCTGCCGGCGGCGGATCGCCAGCCCCGTCCGCCTATCGGGCCAAGCCGGCCAAGCGGGCGGCGTCCTCGTCCCTCACTCCGCTCACCGAGCGGGAAAAAGGAATTCTGGAGCGGGTAGCGCATGGCGAGTCCAACAAAGAAATCGGGGCGGTGCTCGGCATTTCGGAGCATACGGTGAAAAACCATCTCAAAAATATTTTGCAGAAGCTGCATCTGGACAACCGGGTCCAGCTGACAAGGTACGCCTTCGAGCAGGGAATGATGGACCGGGGCTGA
- the mraY gene encoding phospho-N-acetylmuramoyl-pentapeptide-transferase — protein MNGMLGVSGLSFLLVAAGSPLLIWMLQSLKLTQPIRAELPPDHQVKRGTPLMAGLILLIGIVMSMQFKATPLMLFLCSTFLLFSSIGFMDDYRKAAYQDPGGISGRAKLALQFAFAGLLLFVLFRYFSQTSEISLFQGFALHLPAAAYIAVMLLFIVGSANAINFTDGLDGLLINAAIPTYFFFFAISDRPEVQAFSLIMIACLLGLLLYNIHPARAFMGDTGSLAIGGSLSFLAVLEKVEILIPLLFSVYLAEQLSVILQVWYYKRTRLRLFRMTPIHYHFSLKYGWSENRIVIVFGLISWLSALAGWLLWKFVL, from the coding sequence ATGAATGGAATGCTTGGAGTTTCGGGATTGTCGTTCCTGCTGGTCGCGGCAGGCTCTCCGCTCCTCATCTGGATGCTGCAGAGCCTGAAGCTCACGCAGCCGATCCGGGCGGAGCTGCCCCCGGATCATCAGGTCAAGCGCGGGACTCCGCTGATGGCAGGCCTCATCCTGCTCATCGGCATCGTCATGTCCATGCAGTTCAAGGCGACGCCGCTGATGCTGTTCCTCTGCTCGACCTTCCTGCTGTTCAGCTCCATCGGCTTCATGGACGATTACCGCAAGGCGGCTTACCAGGATCCCGGAGGCATTTCCGGCCGCGCCAAGCTCGCGCTGCAATTCGCTTTCGCCGGGCTGCTGCTGTTTGTCCTGTTCCGTTATTTTTCCCAGACAAGCGAGATCTCGCTGTTCCAAGGCTTCGCCCTGCATTTGCCCGCTGCCGCATATATCGCCGTCATGCTGCTCTTCATCGTGGGATCGGCCAACGCGATCAATTTTACGGACGGACTGGACGGTCTGCTGATCAATGCCGCGATCCCGACGTATTTTTTCTTCTTCGCCATATCCGATCGGCCGGAAGTCCAGGCTTTCTCCCTCATCATGATCGCCTGCCTGCTCGGGCTGCTTCTCTACAACATCCACCCGGCCAGAGCGTTCATGGGGGATACGGGATCGCTCGCGATCGGCGGCTCGCTGTCGTTTCTGGCCGTCCTCGAAAAAGTCGAAATCCTCATTCCGCTCCTGTTCTCGGTCTACCTGGCCGAGCAGCTCTCCGTCATCCTGCAGGTATGGTATTACAAGCGCACCAGGCTCCGGCTGTTCCGCATGACCCCGATCCACTACCACTTCAGCCTGAAATACGGCTGGAGCGAGAACCGGATCGTCATCGTGTTCGGCTTGATCTCCTGGCTGTCGGCTCTGGCCGGCTGGCTGCTGTGGAAATTCGTTCTATAG